A single Symbiobacterium thermophilum IAM 14863 DNA region contains:
- a CDS encoding lipoyl protein ligase domain-containing protein — MQIQPLPYDTTALDRFQREGPFIWLWEPERTEAVLGAGTPETDVDLARCAADGVPVYRRRGGGGAVVLAPGCLVITAAYEASRRRFATQWIGPVAEAVARALRSLGLHGAAVRGMGDVAIDDLKVLGSSLYANRQVALYQGSLLVDPDLDRIARYLPHPSREPDYRRGRSHAEFMTSLVRAGYRGDMAALRAALLAELERV; from the coding sequence ATGCAGATCCAACCGCTGCCGTACGATACAACGGCTCTTGATCGGTTCCAGAGGGAAGGCCCCTTCATCTGGCTGTGGGAGCCCGAGCGCACCGAGGCGGTGCTGGGGGCGGGCACGCCCGAGACGGACGTGGACCTGGCCCGCTGCGCCGCCGACGGCGTGCCGGTCTACCGGCGCAGGGGAGGGGGCGGGGCGGTGGTCCTGGCTCCCGGGTGCCTCGTGATCACCGCGGCGTACGAGGCGTCCCGGCGCCGGTTCGCCACCCAGTGGATCGGCCCCGTCGCCGAGGCGGTGGCCCGGGCGCTGCGGAGCCTGGGGCTTCACGGCGCGGCGGTGCGGGGGATGGGCGACGTGGCCATCGACGACCTGAAGGTCCTGGGCTCCAGCCTGTACGCAAACCGGCAGGTCGCTCTGTACCAGGGCTCCCTGCTGGTCGACCCCGACCTGGACCGGATCGCCCGCTACCTGCCGCACCCGTCCCGGGAGCCCGACTACCGGCGGGGTCGCAGCCACGCCGAGTTCATGACCTCGCTGGTGCGCGCCGGCTACCGCGGCGACATGGCGGCCCTGCGGGCGGCGCTGTTGGCGGAGCTGGAACGGGTGTAG
- a CDS encoding Cof-type HAD-IIB family hydrolase, with protein sequence MQYRLIALDVDGTLFCGRHRVSPRTLAALTVARRRGAITVIATGRTPHSALRVSAEIGGGPVICCNGAGLLDEEGRLIHHRSIPTEPLLRVLKLGRQADLLVHGYTPEGVVLDQPMAHLIRAYAWLRAGGAALQSAVGVARLWGANQTRLVPRLTQWAASPHRPPVLKLTLFGDPARLPDVADAIRREVPGVEVTSSGPDNLEVTAAGVSKGSGLAALGERLGIPPEATIAFGDSDNDLTMLRYAGLGVAMGNAPPHVKAAADRVAPPCAEDGVACVLEEVCGG encoded by the coding sequence TTGCAGTACCGCTTGATCGCCCTCGACGTGGACGGCACCCTGTTCTGCGGACGGCACCGGGTCTCGCCCCGGACCCTCGCCGCGCTGACGGTGGCGAGGCGGCGGGGAGCGATCACCGTCATCGCCACCGGCCGCACGCCCCATTCGGCCCTGCGCGTCAGCGCGGAGATCGGCGGCGGGCCGGTGATCTGCTGCAACGGCGCCGGCCTGCTGGACGAAGAGGGGCGGCTGATCCACCACCGGTCCATTCCCACCGAACCGCTCCTGCGCGTGCTCAAGCTGGGGCGGCAGGCGGACCTGCTGGTGCACGGGTACACGCCGGAAGGCGTGGTGCTGGACCAGCCCATGGCCCATCTGATCAGGGCCTACGCATGGCTGCGGGCCGGCGGGGCTGCCCTGCAATCGGCGGTGGGCGTCGCACGCCTGTGGGGCGCCAACCAGACCCGCCTGGTGCCCCGGCTCACGCAGTGGGCCGCGTCCCCGCACCGGCCGCCTGTGCTCAAGCTGACCCTGTTCGGGGATCCTGCCCGACTGCCGGACGTGGCCGACGCCATTCGGCGGGAAGTTCCGGGCGTGGAGGTGACCTCGTCGGGCCCGGACAACCTGGAGGTAACCGCCGCCGGGGTGTCGAAGGGCAGCGGGCTGGCGGCGCTCGGCGAGCGGCTCGGCATTCCGCCCGAGGCAACGATCGCGTTCGGCGACTCCGACAACGACCTGACGATGCTGCGCTACGCGGGGCTGGGCGTGGCCATGGGCAACGCACCGCCCCATGTGAAGGCCGCGGCGGACCGCGTGGCGCCGCCGTGTGCGGAGGACGGCGTGGCGTGCGTCCTGGAGGAGGTATGCGGCGGATGA
- a CDS encoding DUF4149 domain-containing protein, translated as MRVLEAVTQLLMGLWVGSAAGFALSAPKIFAAFGPDRQSAGDLAGDIIYLLNNVGLLLGVGALLTLLPRLRSGVNKARLALLLGCLGLALTTWLYIFPQMERAQPPEPIQTYAETDPARVEYNRWHTLSGRVYGAAMVLGVGVIVLGPFAETRGGRR; from the coding sequence ATGAGAGTCCTGGAGGCCGTGACGCAGCTGTTGATGGGGCTGTGGGTCGGCTCGGCGGCCGGCTTTGCCCTGAGCGCCCCCAAGATCTTTGCGGCCTTCGGTCCCGACCGGCAGTCGGCCGGCGACCTGGCCGGCGACATCATCTACCTGCTCAACAACGTCGGCCTGCTGCTGGGCGTCGGCGCGCTCCTGACCCTGCTGCCCCGGCTGCGGAGCGGCGTCAACAAGGCGCGGCTGGCGCTGCTGCTGGGCTGCCTGGGTCTCGCCCTGACCACCTGGCTCTACATCTTCCCGCAGATGGAGCGGGCGCAGCCGCCCGAACCGATTCAGACCTACGCGGAGACCGATCCGGCGCGGGTGGAGTACAACCGTTGGCACACGCTCTCCGGGCGGGTGTACGGGGCCGCCATGGTGCTCGGGGTCGGCGTCATCGTGCTCGGCCCCTTCGCTGAGACGAGAGGAGGTCGCCGCTAG
- a CDS encoding ADP-ribosylglycohydrolase family protein has product MDWELRILQALEGSRPGWDEPPDWRAVLALYEGLAPDEAAALDRTVVRMIDLGYRNPHASREPGPFDQIEVSLPAGMAPADLLCIEAAVLVAAERGLGDAYFPFLRLMSVPTWHVIQGRLTWLAREALDAQRRLSLTRAGRGLGALLGLAAADALGCTVEFMSREAIRARWPEGHREIVGGGPFGFPAGDWTDDTAMAVAVGRGILEQPDDPVDAVGRHFVAWFQSGPPDVGNTCRTAINAFLRLGSWEAASAAVRAELGQWAAGNGALMRTLPAALAYGPDPAQAIRIGRMTHPHPESDAAIAVYHRTVDALLEGAAPAEALEAGLAPLPGAEPEVGAAIADLARRLSGLASRSAERIRSGGYVVETLEAALWAFLRTDSLEECVVLAVNLGDDADTVGAVAGGLAGAAYGPGAVPRRWSQALRRRAVIDELAAGLYGVFRARQGDTRK; this is encoded by the coding sequence GTGGACTGGGAGCTGCGGATCCTGCAGGCGCTGGAAGGTTCCCGGCCCGGCTGGGACGAGCCCCCCGACTGGCGGGCGGTGCTCGCGCTGTACGAGGGGCTCGCCCCCGACGAGGCCGCGGCGCTGGACCGCACCGTTGTCCGCATGATCGACCTGGGGTACCGGAATCCCCACGCCTCCCGCGAGCCCGGGCCCTTTGACCAGATCGAGGTGAGCCTGCCCGCGGGCATGGCGCCCGCGGACCTGCTCTGCATCGAGGCGGCCGTGCTCGTCGCCGCGGAGCGGGGACTCGGGGATGCCTACTTCCCGTTCCTGCGCCTCATGAGCGTGCCCACCTGGCACGTGATTCAGGGGCGGCTGACCTGGCTCGCGCGGGAGGCTCTCGACGCACAGCGCAGGCTCAGCCTGACCCGGGCCGGCCGCGGTCTCGGCGCTCTGCTGGGGCTGGCGGCGGCCGACGCGCTGGGCTGCACGGTGGAGTTCATGAGCCGCGAGGCGATCCGGGCGCGCTGGCCGGAAGGCCACCGGGAGATCGTGGGGGGAGGCCCGTTCGGTTTCCCGGCCGGCGACTGGACCGACGACACCGCGATGGCGGTCGCGGTCGGGCGGGGGATCCTCGAGCAGCCGGACGACCCGGTGGACGCGGTGGGCCGCCACTTCGTCGCGTGGTTCCAGTCCGGCCCCCCCGACGTGGGGAACACCTGCCGGACGGCCATCAACGCCTTCCTGCGCCTGGGGTCGTGGGAGGCCGCCAGCGCCGCTGTGCGGGCGGAACTGGGCCAGTGGGCCGCCGGCAACGGCGCGCTGATGCGCACTCTGCCCGCGGCGCTGGCCTACGGCCCCGATCCCGCGCAGGCCATCCGCATCGGGCGCATGACCCATCCGCACCCGGAATCCGACGCGGCGATCGCCGTCTACCACCGAACGGTGGACGCGCTGTTGGAGGGAGCTGCGCCGGCCGAGGCCCTGGAGGCCGGCCTGGCGCCGCTGCCGGGGGCGGAGCCTGAGGTCGGGGCGGCTATTGCGGACCTCGCCCGCCGGCTGTCCGGACTGGCCTCCCGCTCTGCCGAACGGATCCGGTCCGGCGGGTACGTGGTGGAGACGCTGGAGGCCGCACTCTGGGCCTTCCTGCGCACCGACTCGCTGGAGGAATGCGTGGTTCTGGCGGTGAATCTAGGGGATGACGCCGACACCGTCGGGGCCGTGGCCGGCGGCCTTGCGGGCGCGGCGTACGGCCCGGGGGCGGTGCCGCGGCGATGGAGCCAGGCCCTGCGCCGGCGGGCGGTGATCGACGAGCTGGCGGCGGGACTCTACGGGGTTTTCCGCGCCCGCCAGGGCGATACTCGGAAGTAG
- the rimP gene encoding ribosome maturation factor RimP: MAKSGKRLEELVEELAAPHAAALGLELVGVELVKEGAYRYLRVYIDKEGGVGFDDCEALSRVVDAQLDEILPNPPYDFFEVSSPGLDRPLKREADFARYVGHKVVVTTYAPVDGQKSFVGELQGLVDGRVTLTLTEGKGRGQTIALDRKQVASARLYVEF, translated from the coding sequence TTGGCGAAGAGCGGCAAACGTCTCGAGGAGCTGGTGGAGGAACTGGCTGCCCCCCATGCGGCCGCGCTGGGGCTGGAGCTGGTGGGGGTTGAGCTGGTCAAGGAAGGAGCCTACCGCTATCTCCGTGTCTACATCGACAAGGAGGGCGGGGTTGGATTTGACGACTGCGAGGCGCTCAGCCGGGTGGTCGACGCCCAGCTGGACGAAATACTGCCCAATCCACCGTACGATTTCTTCGAGGTCTCTTCGCCAGGGCTGGACCGGCCCCTAAAGCGCGAGGCAGACTTCGCCCGCTACGTGGGACACAAGGTGGTGGTCACCACCTATGCCCCCGTGGACGGGCAGAAGTCGTTTGTGGGTGAGTTGCAGGGGCTTGTCGACGGTCGCGTGACCCTGACTCTGACAGAGGGCAAAGGGCGCGGCCAGACCATCGCCCTCGACCGCAAACAGGTGGCGAGCGCTCGACTTTACGTTGAGTTTTAG
- the nusA gene encoding transcription termination factor NusA, translating into MKAEILEALDDLVRERGISREVLIEAIEAALISAYRRNFGSAQNVRVFFDDKTGEYRVYAQKEIVEEVTDPRLQVSLEEARMKNPSLQLGDVFEVEVTPRDFGRIAAQTAKQVVVQRIREAERGMIYEEYSSREGEIVTGLVQRQDPKTRTVYLELARGVEAVLTANEQIPGERYVENQRIKAYVIEVKRTTKGPAIAVSRTHPGLLKRLFELEVPEIHDGTVEIKGIAREAGSRSKIAVMARDPNVDPVGACVGQKGQRVQNIVDELQGEKIDVVEWSPDPEVFVAKALSPAKVTQVVCDEESRIARVIVPDYQLSLAIGKEGQNARLAAKLTGWKIDIKSESQAEAGAWDELSEDDIG; encoded by the coding sequence ATGAAAGCCGAGATTCTCGAGGCGCTGGATGACCTGGTGCGTGAGAGAGGCATCTCGCGGGAGGTCCTGATCGAGGCGATCGAGGCGGCCCTGATCTCCGCCTATCGCCGCAATTTCGGCTCGGCGCAGAACGTGCGGGTCTTCTTCGACGACAAGACCGGCGAGTACCGGGTCTACGCGCAGAAGGAGATCGTGGAAGAGGTGACCGACCCGCGGCTGCAGGTCAGTCTCGAGGAGGCTCGGATGAAGAACCCGAGCTTGCAGTTGGGCGACGTCTTTGAAGTCGAGGTCACCCCCCGGGATTTCGGCCGCATTGCCGCGCAGACCGCCAAACAGGTGGTGGTCCAGCGCATCCGTGAAGCCGAGCGCGGGATGATCTACGAGGAGTACTCCAGCCGGGAGGGCGAGATCGTCACCGGTCTGGTCCAGCGCCAGGACCCCAAGACCCGGACGGTCTACCTGGAGCTCGCACGGGGCGTGGAGGCCGTGCTCACGGCCAACGAGCAGATCCCCGGCGAGCGCTACGTGGAGAACCAGCGCATCAAGGCCTACGTGATCGAGGTCAAGCGGACCACGAAGGGGCCGGCGATCGCGGTGTCCCGGACCCACCCGGGCCTGCTGAAGCGGCTGTTCGAGCTGGAGGTGCCCGAGATCCACGACGGCACGGTCGAGATCAAGGGGATCGCCCGGGAGGCCGGCTCCCGGTCCAAGATCGCGGTGATGGCCCGGGATCCCAACGTTGACCCCGTGGGCGCCTGCGTGGGCCAGAAGGGCCAGCGGGTGCAGAACATCGTCGATGAGCTGCAGGGCGAGAAGATCGATGTGGTGGAGTGGTCCCCGGATCCCGAGGTCTTCGTGGCCAAGGCGCTCTCCCCGGCCAAGGTCACGCAAGTCGTATGCGACGAGGAGAGCCGCATCGCCCGCGTGATCGTGCCGGACTACCAGCTGTCGCTGGCCATCGGCAAGGAGGGGCAGAACGCCCGCCTGGCGGCCAAGCTGACCGGCTGGAAGATCGACATCAAGTCCGAGTCGCAGGCGGAAGCCGGCGCCTGGGACGAGCTCAGCGAGGACGACATCGGGTAG
- the rnpM gene encoding RNase P modulator RnpM, translating into MARGRQPKVKKVPQRMCVGCGQMRPKKELIRIVRTPEGAIELDTSPSGKRPGRGAYLCPDSQCLAKAVKGKRLERSLEQPISDEVWTQLEAQLGTVKAE; encoded by the coding sequence ATGGCCAGAGGGCGGCAGCCCAAGGTGAAGAAGGTTCCCCAGCGCATGTGCGTCGGCTGCGGGCAGATGCGCCCCAAGAAGGAGCTGATCCGGATCGTGCGCACGCCCGAAGGCGCCATCGAGCTCGACACCTCTCCCTCCGGTAAACGTCCGGGGCGCGGCGCCTACCTCTGCCCGGACAGTCAGTGTCTCGCCAAAGCCGTCAAGGGCAAACGCCTGGAACGGTCCCTGGAGCAGCCGATCTCCGACGAGGTCTGGACTCAGCTCGAGGCGCAGCTCGGGACGGTGAAGGCGGAGTGA
- a CDS encoding L7Ae/L30e/S12e/Gadd45 family ribosomal protein: protein MPPSLPMMLGLCQRAGKLVSGDLAAEQALRRRRGHLVLIAADASERTQSKFAHLAAQAGAPCYVVGTRADLGGAIGKAGRAVVVVQSRDFARGILGILRREGVAPVTGRG from the coding sequence ATGCCGCCGTCGCTGCCGATGATGCTCGGGCTCTGCCAGCGGGCCGGGAAACTGGTGTCCGGAGACCTGGCTGCCGAGCAGGCCCTGCGCCGCAGGCGCGGCCACCTGGTCCTGATCGCCGCCGACGCGAGCGAGCGGACGCAGTCCAAGTTCGCCCACCTGGCCGCGCAGGCCGGCGCCCCGTGCTACGTCGTGGGCACCCGCGCGGACCTGGGCGGAGCGATCGGGAAGGCAGGGCGTGCGGTGGTGGTCGTGCAGTCCCGCGACTTCGCCCGGGGGATCCTCGGGATCCTCCGACGGGAGGGCGTGGCGCCTGTGACAGGACGGGGGTGA
- the infB gene encoding translation initiation factor IF-2: MEPRLRVFELARELGVDSKRVLEVLQSLNVDVKNHMSTIDQKTAEKVTDAVRRTEAQEGQGAGKSAAKSAKPAAQPKPTREANPAKTSLLEDFFGSGTRPQRPLSEKRERRPLTERRPLAERRPLAERPLVDRPVTERPLAERPAAELRPGAAKAAAPARPAAEAQPVAERRAPAEAAQAAQAERRPAEKAQPAAAAKAAPPEKAGAAPVPGAVAEQKQAATPAAAEQKPAGKAEQTAGAAQAKPARAEAGTGASSRPASAAPAAQGEKRPAAAAERREEPQAEAPQTSGPSRPVPAGPGQPARPAGSGIGVPVKPAAGGKSGLGLPTRPGEKAADGARGGGSGIGLPVKPAAGQGTAARAGGLGLPQKPKAGAPRPGGGLGAPQRPGRRGAPLAIPKLDPKVAEQAKAGEGKPRYGQSGDKRRADLYDRREHPSSQPSEEKLFGQRPKRKASAQERRVLKPITVTGPMSVKDLAHEMGVTAAEVIKTLLTGFGIMATINQELDVDTCVLVASEFGVEATVEQKEDIIEVYDRVEDPDEPAELKKPRHPVVTIMGHVDHGKTSLLDAIRQAKVAAGEAGGITQHIGAYEVELNGRKITFLDTPGHEAFTAMRARGANVTDIAVLVVAADDSVMPQTVESINHAKAANVPILVAINKIDKPEANPQRVMQDLTQYGLVPEEWGGDTIMVPVSAKQKTNLDLLLENILVLAEVSDLKANPDKPAAGTILEAALDKARGPVATVLVQAGTLNTGDVFVAGTSWGRVRAMFDHRGRKLKSAGPSTPVRVLGFDSVPQAGDVFRVTPDEKTARAIAEKRIAKAQAERLAQKAISLDDFMNQVAQGEIKDLNVIVKADVQGSVEAIRGQLEKLRNEEVKVKVIHAGVGAISESDVMLAVASKAIIIGFNVRPDDRASRAADEHGIDVRTYSVIYDIVDDIEAAMKGMLKPKIEEVILGKAEVRETFKVPKVGMAAGCMVIQGKVTRNARYRLIRDGVVVWDGEINALRRFKDEVREVSEGYECGITLQNFHDFKRGDILEAYELQEIKAG; encoded by the coding sequence TTGGAGCCCAGGCTTCGCGTATTTGAACTCGCTAGAGAGTTGGGAGTGGACTCCAAACGCGTATTGGAGGTCCTTCAATCTTTGAACGTGGATGTGAAAAATCATATGAGCACCATCGACCAGAAGACAGCAGAGAAGGTGACCGACGCGGTCCGGCGCACCGAGGCCCAGGAGGGCCAGGGCGCGGGCAAGTCCGCCGCGAAGTCCGCGAAGCCGGCGGCGCAGCCGAAGCCGACGCGTGAGGCCAACCCTGCGAAGACCTCGCTCCTGGAGGACTTCTTTGGGTCCGGCACCCGTCCGCAGCGTCCCCTCTCGGAGAAGCGGGAGCGCCGGCCGCTGACGGAGCGGCGCCCCCTCGCCGAGCGGCGGCCTCTGGCGGAGCGGCCGCTGGTCGACCGACCGGTGACCGAGCGGCCGTTGGCGGAGCGCCCGGCGGCCGAACTGCGGCCCGGCGCGGCCAAGGCCGCCGCCCCGGCGCGCCCGGCCGCGGAGGCGCAGCCGGTGGCTGAGCGGCGCGCCCCGGCGGAGGCCGCGCAGGCGGCGCAGGCCGAGCGGCGTCCCGCGGAGAAGGCGCAGCCTGCCGCAGCTGCGAAGGCCGCGCCTCCCGAGAAGGCCGGTGCTGCGCCCGTACCCGGTGCGGTGGCCGAGCAGAAGCAGGCTGCCACCCCCGCCGCGGCAGAGCAGAAGCCCGCTGGCAAGGCCGAGCAGACCGCCGGCGCCGCCCAGGCGAAGCCGGCCCGGGCCGAGGCCGGCACGGGCGCTTCCTCGCGGCCGGCGTCCGCCGCCCCGGCTGCCCAGGGCGAGAAGCGGCCGGCGGCTGCTGCCGAGCGGCGGGAGGAGCCGCAGGCGGAGGCCCCGCAGACGTCCGGGCCCAGCCGTCCGGTGCCTGCCGGCCCGGGGCAGCCCGCACGCCCGGCCGGGTCGGGCATCGGCGTGCCCGTCAAGCCGGCGGCCGGCGGGAAGTCCGGCCTCGGCCTGCCCACCAGGCCTGGGGAGAAGGCGGCGGACGGGGCGCGTGGGGGCGGTTCTGGCATCGGCCTGCCGGTGAAGCCGGCGGCCGGGCAGGGGACGGCCGCGCGCGCCGGAGGCCTCGGGCTGCCCCAGAAGCCCAAGGCGGGCGCCCCGCGCCCCGGCGGCGGCCTCGGTGCGCCCCAGCGGCCCGGCCGGCGCGGCGCCCCGTTGGCGATTCCCAAGCTCGACCCCAAGGTGGCCGAGCAGGCCAAGGCGGGCGAGGGCAAGCCGCGGTACGGCCAGAGCGGCGACAAGCGGCGCGCGGACCTGTACGACCGGCGCGAGCATCCGTCCTCGCAGCCTTCTGAGGAGAAGCTGTTCGGGCAGAGGCCGAAGCGGAAGGCCAGTGCCCAGGAGCGGCGGGTGCTGAAGCCCATCACGGTGACGGGCCCCATGTCCGTGAAGGACCTGGCCCACGAGATGGGCGTGACGGCGGCCGAGGTGATCAAGACGCTGCTCACCGGCTTCGGCATCATGGCCACCATCAACCAGGAGCTGGACGTGGACACCTGCGTCCTCGTCGCTTCGGAGTTCGGCGTGGAGGCCACGGTCGAGCAGAAGGAGGACATCATCGAGGTCTACGACCGGGTCGAGGATCCGGACGAGCCGGCGGAGCTCAAGAAGCCGCGCCACCCAGTGGTCACCATCATGGGCCACGTGGACCACGGCAAGACCTCGCTGCTGGACGCGATCCGGCAGGCGAAGGTGGCGGCGGGCGAGGCCGGCGGCATCACCCAGCACATCGGCGCCTACGAGGTGGAGCTGAACGGCCGGAAGATCACCTTCCTGGACACGCCCGGCCACGAGGCGTTCACCGCCATGCGCGCCCGCGGCGCGAACGTGACCGACATCGCCGTGCTGGTGGTGGCCGCGGACGACTCGGTCATGCCGCAGACGGTGGAGTCCATCAACCACGCCAAGGCGGCCAACGTTCCCATCCTGGTCGCGATCAACAAGATCGACAAGCCCGAGGCGAATCCGCAGCGGGTCATGCAGGACCTCACCCAGTACGGCCTGGTGCCGGAGGAGTGGGGCGGCGACACCATTATGGTACCGGTGTCCGCCAAGCAGAAGACCAACCTGGACCTGCTGTTGGAGAACATCCTGGTCCTGGCGGAGGTCTCCGACCTGAAGGCGAACCCCGACAAGCCGGCGGCGGGCACCATCCTGGAGGCCGCGCTGGACAAGGCCCGGGGCCCGGTGGCCACCGTGCTGGTGCAGGCCGGCACGCTCAACACCGGCGACGTCTTCGTGGCGGGCACGTCCTGGGGCCGCGTGCGGGCGATGTTCGACCACCGGGGGCGCAAGCTGAAGTCGGCGGGCCCCTCGACGCCAGTGCGCGTGCTTGGCTTTGATTCCGTGCCGCAGGCCGGCGACGTCTTCCGCGTAACGCCGGACGAGAAGACCGCCCGGGCCATCGCGGAGAAGCGCATCGCCAAGGCGCAGGCCGAGCGGTTGGCGCAGAAGGCCATCTCGCTGGACGACTTCATGAACCAGGTCGCGCAGGGCGAGATCAAGGACCTGAACGTCATCGTCAAGGCCGACGTGCAGGGTTCCGTGGAGGCCATTCGGGGCCAGCTGGAGAAGCTGCGCAACGAAGAGGTCAAGGTCAAGGTCATCCACGCGGGCGTCGGCGCGATCTCCGAGTCGGACGTCATGTTGGCGGTCGCCTCGAAGGCCATCATCATCGGTTTCAACGTGCGTCCTGACGACCGCGCCTCCCGGGCTGCGGACGAGCACGGCATCGACGTCCGGACTTACAGCGTCATCTACGACATCGTCGACGATATCGAAGCCGCCATGAAGGGCATGCTCAAGCCCAAGATCGAAGAGGTCATCCTGGGCAAGGCCGAGGTGCGGGAGACCTTCAAGGTGCCCAAGGTCGGCATGGCCGCCGGCTGCATGGTCATCCAGGGCAAGGTCACCCGGAACGCCCGCTACCGGCTCATCCGCGACGGCGTCGTGGTGTGGGATGGCGAGATCAACGCCCTGCGCCGGTTCAAGGACGAGGTCAGGGAAGTCTCCGAAGGGTACGAGTGTGGCATCACCCTCCAGAACTTCCACGACTTCAAGCGCGGGGACATCCTCGAAGCGTACGAGCTGCAGGAAATCAAGGCCGGCTAG
- the rbfA gene encoding 30S ribosome-binding factor RbfA, translated as MSGNARAIRVGEQMREELAQLLRDEVKDPRIGFVSIVKVEVSRDIRHAKIYVSVLGNDQQKKETMAGLASATGFLRSELAKRLQLRYMPELHFALDESIEHGQRIAQLLVQVREEEKRSEREEGE; from the coding sequence ATGTCAGGGAACGCGCGCGCCATCCGGGTGGGCGAGCAGATGCGCGAAGAGCTGGCCCAGCTGCTGCGGGATGAGGTGAAGGACCCCCGCATCGGGTTCGTCTCCATCGTGAAGGTGGAGGTCTCGCGCGACATCCGGCACGCGAAGATTTACGTGTCTGTGCTGGGCAATGACCAGCAGAAGAAGGAGACCATGGCCGGACTGGCGTCGGCCACGGGCTTCCTGCGCAGCGAGCTGGCCAAGCGGCTGCAACTGCGCTACATGCCGGAGCTCCACTTCGCCCTGGACGAGTCGATCGAGCACGGGCAGCGCATCGCCCAGCTGCTGGTCCAGGTGCGGGAAGAGGAGAAGCGGAGCGAGCGGGAAGAGGGTGAGTAA
- a CDS encoding DHH family phosphoesterase → MSKLRVDLQAASRMIAGAQRILFFMHVQPDGDSIGSTLGMIRALRQMGKEAIMVGADPIPPVFHFLPGWDEYCVPWQEVEGEWDLSCFLDCGDLERVGPALPAVRRGRTTLNVDHHATNTAFAEYNYLDFSAAAVGELAYRILREIGAPIDAGTALCLYTSLVTDTGGFRYDSTGPGTHRVAADLIELGARPYDVAQAVFETESLSRLALLSRALQTLQLDETGRVAWMVVTRKLLAEAGATDHDVEGVVNYARSVAGVEVGILFKETEDGGVRVNLRSRRTVDVGAIAQRFGGGGHARAAGCTLNVPMEDAVAQVMAAVKVVL, encoded by the coding sequence GTGAGTAAGCTGCGGGTCGACCTTCAGGCGGCGAGCCGGATGATCGCCGGGGCGCAGCGGATCCTCTTCTTCATGCACGTCCAGCCCGACGGCGACTCGATCGGGTCGACGCTGGGCATGATCCGCGCGCTCCGGCAGATGGGCAAGGAGGCCATCATGGTGGGGGCCGACCCCATCCCGCCCGTGTTTCACTTCCTGCCGGGATGGGACGAGTACTGTGTCCCGTGGCAGGAGGTGGAGGGGGAATGGGACCTCTCCTGTTTCCTGGACTGCGGCGACCTGGAGCGGGTAGGACCGGCCCTGCCCGCGGTCAGGCGGGGGCGCACGACGCTGAATGTGGATCACCACGCCACCAACACCGCCTTTGCCGAGTACAACTACCTGGACTTCTCGGCCGCTGCGGTGGGTGAGCTGGCGTACCGCATCCTGCGGGAGATCGGCGCGCCCATCGACGCCGGCACGGCCCTCTGTCTGTACACCTCGCTGGTGACGGACACGGGCGGGTTCCGGTACGACTCCACCGGCCCGGGGACCCACCGGGTGGCGGCGGACCTGATCGAACTGGGGGCGCGCCCCTACGACGTGGCCCAGGCGGTCTTCGAGACCGAGTCGCTCTCCCGGCTGGCCCTGCTTTCCCGCGCCCTGCAGACCCTGCAGCTGGACGAAACGGGCCGGGTGGCGTGGATGGTCGTCACCCGGAAGCTGCTGGCCGAGGCCGGCGCCACCGACCACGACGTGGAGGGCGTGGTGAACTACGCCCGGTCGGTCGCCGGGGTGGAGGTCGGTATCCTGTTCAAGGAGACCGAGGACGGCGGCGTGCGGGTGAACCTGCGCTCCCGCCGCACGGTGGACGTGGGCGCTATCGCCCAGCGCTTCGGCGGCGGCGGGCACGCCCGGGCCGCCGGCTGCACCCTGAACGTGCCCATGGAGGACGCGGTCGCCCAGGTGATGGCGGCGGTGAAGGTGGTGCTGTAG